In the genome of Impatiens glandulifera chromosome 6, dImpGla2.1, whole genome shotgun sequence, the window TTCTGTTGGCTCCTTTGATCAGTATCTCTTTCCTAAGGTTATGAGGACATCTATTcatgaatatttataaaaaaatgtcctTCAAGCTATAAACCCATGTATAATTAGGGTCTTATGGTACCTCAAAACACTTTATTAGCAAGCATGAGTATCTTATTGCTGATGTGGTTTGCAAGCCCTTGAGGGCTTACACTTTTCATCGGTTCATCCCTAGCAAAATTAGGTTTTATACTGTAAAGAAAACTTGATGCTTGCTCAGTAAGAATAGGTAATAACTATGGTTACAAATGTGTTTCAGATGTTCAAAATAGGAATGCTAACACTCATGCTCATTTAATCAAGTTTGTGATGAATAAAAGTAAAGAACCTTGTCCGTCTACAATTATGATGCCATAGCACTACAAAATCTAATGGTACAAGACCTAGCAAAGTTCCACACTAATGTAgcaaaagataatattaaaattgtatcaCTTGGTAAATCTAACAGGTAAATCAAAACACCCTTTCTATTAAAACATATTACAATAGTAATCACATTAAATTAGTAACTAGCTCAATACTTTCTATTATTGTATTCGCATATGATTCCACCAATAGGGTCATTACCCATTGTTGCAGACGAAAACATAGCTTTAGTAATAGAAACAACTATGTTACAATCACTGTCAAGTGTCAACCAAATATAAGAATGAAAAGATTATAAACCCATGAAACTCAATGAATACCAAAATGCACAAGATGAAGGAAAGAACACTGGGAATATTATAAAGCTACAAACTTTGAATGAATACGTCCATAAAATCTAAAACAACTAACTTTAAATAAGagttaaaataaccaaaatttCAGCTAAACCTCGATATTAAAGTAATAAGATTGAAATTAAACTCTTACAACAATGAGCTTGAAGAGGTTAGCCTCTTTGGGAGGAAGAGAAGCGCCCATTGTTGCAGAAAGCTGCAAAGGTAGAACCGAGTTGAGATACGAGTTTATTGGAGATTCCGCGATATCCCACAATCGATAAAgagtgtgtgtgtgtgagagagagagagagagagaaagagagatacTTGGGTAGAGCAAGAAAAGAAAGTGGCGTTTATCTGCTGCTGCTGAAAGTgcaaccctaaaccttaaatgAAGAACAATCtccatcaaaatttcaataatacAGTTCATACATCATATATCTCTCTCAGGATAAATAAATAGACAATGATCGCATTTACTGCCTGATAATCTTCAATAAGGATTAACTTACCTCGTTTGGAAGTGAACTCCTACTTCGGCGATGTTAATGTAAATACGGTGAGCGACGGCGACACAACCGGAAACTAGCCTTCATAACAACTAATGTAAAATTAGGTCCAAACTACAACATGATCATTTGGATATTGAAAGGCTAGGAGAAGAGAGATCTTAGGTGACTCAGAATCAAGAAGACCCAAATAGTCCCCTTCAACATTTCAATCATTAAGCATCTCGTATCAATTGTAATAACACAATCAGAAGTCTCCTTTGTCTAGAACATTAAAAGATTCCATAACTTATTGAAATGGGGTTTGTATAGAGCTTTTCCAGGAATCAACTCCAGTGGAGCTAATGCATAAAAATGAAGGCCAATTCAAAGATAATTAGTTCAATAGATAGTGGTTCAACTACACAACAAGCAAAAGCAAGATCACAATCACAGACAATAAAAGCATTAAGAATTATTGTTAATGATGTGGGCTTTGGAAAAATTCATGCTTTCAACAATTTTCAGTTCAGAAACTGAGTTTCCCAATCTATACGAAAATGGGACAGGAAAAGAGAAAACCTTGGCGTGATTCCAAGTGTTGCTGACAGTGAGTGGACCATTATGTTTGATGATACCGTAGAGGCTTTCAGCAATGGATGCCGCCTCTAGAAAGGGGACTTTAGGGCTGATCGCCTCCCGCAGTACTAGTGAACAATTCCCCTTCAAAATCAGGATAACACTTGTTAAATAACCCTAGTTTGTCTCAAAATTATGGAAAACTCTGATAATTTCTGCTGACAGATTAGAGGGAAAGTGGAAACCAAAAGAATGAAACTTTTCTGCTGTTCCAAAAATATGGCTTAACACCTTTTGATTACTGCTCTTATGCACAGATACTAAAGTAATTGAACACTACACCTAATTGTTAGTCCAACTATCAACATGTAGAGAGGGAGTTCTTAGTCACTCCAAACACATTCATCTCATCTGGCTTCCTTGCATCAcctaattgaaaatgaaaatgaaagaaacaaaatacATAGCTTCAATCGAAACGAAATGGTGATCTTAAGACAGAAGCATACAGTTcttcttcatatttttaaaattcttaaaggATCTGTTTCATGCATTTAATAACAACAGGCAGAAATGAAACCAGTTCAAACACAGGACCTGCACAGCCAGATTCTGAAGCAAAtttaaattcgttttttttaatctaattcaaCAATACAGAAATGTTCGTGTTCTACTCTAAGATCAGaacaaaagaaacaaaattctAGAAAAGGTAAGACAATTTTCTATTCAATCAGTTTTTGGAAATCCAATACACAAACCCATATGTTAATCGGAATCAAAAGCATATGAACTTACAGGTTCACAAAGGAGACAATATTGCTGATCCCTAGAGCTAATAAAGGGGGATCTACCTCTAATGCATCAGAAAAAGAGGTTATTCGAGCTTTCCTTTGCCAAAATCGCTCAAGATTCTCCCCCCTCAGAACCACACCGTTCTCCCCCTTTATCTTATATTTCTTCTTCGGCCGCCTCGCGATCCTCGCGATCCTCCTCCAGGTGAGAGAAAAGAATAGACGAAGCTGAAAATGGAAAGGAGCGTCTGGTGCGTGTTGGACTTGGAGAAGAAGGAAGGGAAAGCGCTGTCTTGGTGCCTTGCTGCCTTGGCCCCGTTTGATTTGAgacattttttcttcttctttaatctGCAAAACGATAcaagcaaataaaaaaaaatatataatattatttcaagttatttttaatttgttgatttatttattttattaaaatgagacctaaatttaaatgataagttCAGCGTAAAATGGGAggtctataattatatattaattatttataacatgtTCAGGTAGGTGTTGttagttaaatgaaaaaaaaaattataacttaattaataaattttgatttttataacaaatatatcaaaataaaaaataaaaataaaatattataaagttggAAATGAATTTTAGTCcactaaaattatatagaaatattttaaaattttattttcagattaAATAAAtccttattatttataacattatatttatttatctctataTTCTtgtttgacaatttttttatttttttttcttcgcTATAGAGCAATGTATTAGTTTTGTTtaataaaccaaataatgtGATTACTCGTCTAAagaatagagaaaaaaataatgtcagTTGATCTTATTGATTTTACTAAGTTTGATGAGTTTATCAAGTTAACTCTTCATTAAAACATGACTCGATCTTCAAGATTTTACTCATAACTTTGACAACtttgttaatttatatgattagtaATATTTGAGAAACATATTTGATTCAAGCGtacattgatatattggttGAGACTATTCTCAAGTAAAACCGTCACTATATCATATAAActaatagttttatataattttccattctattatatcaaataataatttctatcaatttagatctaatatatttttgttgtcaTATAGCTTCCTAATCATATACAAGAATAAGGCCTCAATGATAAATTATGGagagtaattaattaaacatttggCTAATATAGGTTCCTAATCATATACGAGAATAAGGCCTCAATGATAAATTATGGagtgtaattaattaaacacttggctaattatacaatttttattttgataccTAACCTGACAAAAAGAAGATTGTTATCTTGATAAGATGACTTGacaaagatttttatttttattctctttaaaTTAATTGGGAGCATGGATTCTAGGTAtgataacaaaattatataaacaaatatttttttaattattaatttagtttgaaCATTAAAGAAGATAGTCACTTAACTTGAAATTTTACTAGGTTTTAATCtccaaaaaattttaaattttcaaattcaaatcagataatttatcaaatttgtgaATTGCAATCGAGAGCAATATCATTCTAATTGAGTCAAATACTCTCCCATGTaatatctttttcatttttactaacatttttttcattttcctcAATCATAGTATTTCTAAACATGATTATAACTACACTAAGTTTATTTTTCATGTCAGATTTTATTAGTAACCTAAAGATAAGATTAAGATAAAGATAAGACTATCCGAttcataataaaacaaaattatatttatctaattccctatataaattattatattaattaatacaaattaaattaagtataaGCCCATACTAACcaaactttaattattaattaataaataaatatatatatatatattatgaattaattaaatatatatatattttttatcaattatactaatatttttaatatatattaaaaaaatttatatattataattttacattttattttttattaaaaaagttaactagtataaaaaatcttttttattgGGTTCCAATTTTTGTAACagataatacaatttaattattttttattgcattgtttaattttattttactaattactatcatattttttctttaaataatatattattaaaaaaagataataatatatatttttttataattaatttatttgatctGTAATAATAAGTGTAAGATGATACATTCAATAAGTCTATttagtaatttgaaatttatttatttttttgggttaaaaaCATGACttctatttatgttttaatacaTACTCTTTAATTCTTTAATTGactaagtttgaaaaaaaattgttatcgAAGAAAATAGTTGTGGactaattgattaaaaaagacaatttttttttaatgaaatatagTATGACTTTTTGGTTAGAGTAAACTTCTAAAGATTCAGCTAAATGGACTGTTTTCTTGAATAGGAGAGATTTGCAGTTTTTAGTTCTAAGTGGTTGAAAGAGAATGAATTAATAGAAGCTCTTTGACAATCACATAAGGATGATTtgataaaacaaaacaaaacaaatgaactaaAATTTGTTACAAAACTCTAGTCGTAAAAGAATGAGAAAAGTAATTGAATGAAAGAAGGATGGAAGACATTATTCTTGctatattaaaaagttaatgttatgaatataattaattagaattatatttacaattattaCCCCAGTAATATGGGTCTAGAAAGTTAATGTTAAGAATATAGTTAATTAGAATTCTATTTACCATATTGGGCCTGTAACCGAAGTGAGTTTATAATGTTGTTGGATAATAAGTTCAACCCAATACGGAGGACAATTTGGGTTTCGGggttagtaaaaaaatattgacactgaaatgaaatattaataaggataaatatttttatgtaaattttttattattttgatattggGTGGACtttaaaagaaattgatataaacttaaaaatataaaagaataaaaactaaaaaaatattttatcaagtAATGAAATAGattgaaaaaatagaaaaatagaaTGTCACTGGACATTATTTTATCGAAAAAATTTAACtgtttttgtaataaatttaagCGCACCCGCCCTAACTTAGATGACATGTAAtcatatttaagaataaatattgCAACgactattattaataattaatgataatagtATAACATGGGTCTGTAACCGAAGTGAGTTTATAATGTTGCTGGATAATGGGCTCAACTCAATAGGATGGACAGAGGGCAATTTGGGTTCTGTAGTCAGTAACAAATTATTGATGctgaaatgaaatattaataaggataaatatttttatgcaattttttttattattttggtattgGGTGGActttaaaagaaattgaaatgaacttaaaaaataaaaaaataaaaactaaataaatattttattaggtaacgaaatagattaaaaaaatagaaaaatagaaTGTCACTggacattattttattaaaaaagtttaactaatttttaaataaatttaagcaCACCCGTCCTAACTTAAACTTAGATGACATGCaattatatttaagaataaatattgCAACgactattattaataattaatgataatagtATAATCAAGtacaaagttaaaattgatatCCTTTGTCTTaagatttgtttttataattttgattacaGACTTcccactaaaaatattttatattttaagttgaaattaaaattaaaataaaattttaaattaaataaaaattaataatataatgtgatgaatattaattagaacaaaattaaaattttatagtcaatttgacaagaaaaatattaatatagacATACAAATTAGATAACGAaacatttgttttaaatttagtttaatatttcaTCTCATCATCAACCCAAATagtatttactaaaaataaaaataaaaattaatatattattttcactcTGAAAAGGCAACAATAGGTATATGTGTGCGACAGTAgtttacataatatttttaaatttgttttattatataattgtcACCAGAATTAATGTAACACATGAATTAAGTTAACCCTAAAATGTAGGTTATATGGAACCATGTCTATATGTATTGGAATGTCTAATATCAAAATTGTAGGTTATTTGATCTTCATTTTAGCTCTATTAATGTGCATGAATATGAgctattataaaaattttattcatatttgtagggtaaaatatttattgaattaattcgaaattaatttatatctgaaattaattttgataaagatTCTCCAAATTacttcaacaaaaatataatctctaagagcttgtttgaggaaggggttatttggataaatccTGGGTTTTGTCGAAATAACCCTTATATGATAGAATTGATAAAAAACcaggttttttaaaatttataccaattttaccctttatatatatatatatatatatatatatatatatatatatatatatatatatatatataatattttgtaaatgacataatttaatttatatgaaattaaataaaattttaaaatataataaaataaatattaaaaaactttaaatattttaatattattattaataaaaaaactctatttatttatatattataattaataatactttttttaaataaaataattttatttatattaaattaaattttgaaatataataaaataaatattaaaaaactatacatatattaatattaacttttattaataaaaaataaaattttaatatatatatatatatattataattaataatactttttttaaatgaaataatttaatttctattaaattaaattttaaaatataataaaataaatattaaaaactatacatatattagtattaacttttattaatataaaaataaaattttaaataaatattaattttataaattattactattaaaatttaaatattatatgagataatataatatgttatagttttatttatattataaatttattttaattattataattaattaaaaaaaaattaaataaaatagtttcagtagtctataattataatttaaatgtcatttaattttattgttattattttcttaaattatattataatattttgattttattaaattaaaaaaatattaacttaaattaattaatatatttatttagaatgagtttatatatataaaaatagaataaatttctttataaatatttaatttatatgagatatatttataaattaattaatatatatgttattcaaatatattaactttattttttagtataattatttatttatttgaattatttaaattttaatagggtatgttataattgaatttatattgtgattttatttttatttgagataattaataaaattatttaaaatgaaataattttataatttaatttatattaaaataattaaaatataaataaatattatatatattaaaataattttttattaatataaaaataaatattgaagtaGAGGATAATttgggtattttaattaataaaaggattgatgatgggatggaaaacccaaagatcaaacgatGCCTAAACTAGTTTTTCAAACTCTATAATCTCCCCTGTTTAAGTCACAGGCCCAGAAAAACAAGCCCATCTAATGTCGGTAGATAACTAATGATATATATTCATAACAATTTCTTCATAATACAGCGATGTGGGAAATTGTtagttacataaaaaaaaagtagaccGAAAGAAATCCCTGGCACCATATGAGAACTGTATAGATCTTCTTGTTATATAAACTTCATCTTGCTATATAAGTCCCTGTATAACAAACTTCATCTTGCAATATAAGTCCCTGAAACAGATCGGAAAACAGTTGCAACGATTTAGGAAGCATtctaatataaaactaaaaataacatTAAGCAATATAGCAGGCCAACTGGAAGAAGATAAAAGCCAACATCCTGAAAAATTGGCCCTGGTAGATGTAAATAATGGACTCCTCTAGCAGCAACTCCATGAATCTATTCATTTTTACAACTTACATATCTGAAAAACATACATGGAGGAAGATAAAAATATGAGCAAAATGAACTATTAGATCATTGCCAAGAATTCAAAAATTACTGATATTCTATGATATTCTATTATACTAAATTAGTGTCTCTATATGCAGGTTCAATGTCTAGATTGATTTCCATGATTTCCATAATTCAATCCGGGACAACATAGAAacaatttcaaagtttttccaATTTGGTAGTTTTATATAATCATgtgaaatttcaatttatttgttaCACTCAACAGCATATCAAGTAATATTCTAGAAAAAAAAGAAgcataatttgaattataataaaagatttgGCCTCCTATATGATTCATTGATGTCACTACTTGGTTTGGATCAATGAAAATGAATCTgactttttctaaaaaatatgattattttttcagTGCATCAACAGAGAATTGCTTAGCATAGGTGTTTATTAAGTCATGTTATTTGCATGTGATGatctttttgaaaaatttgtTGATCATGCTACCAAAAGGCTAAATTTGATAAGAGCAGTCATTCTGTAAAACAAAGTTTTAAATCACTTGcacattgaaaaatataaaggtCCATGGAATCATcaaatagttttataaaatagataCCTAATTTTATAAAGTTCCCTATTCTCCGCATCCATTAATTTCAGAAACATCAACAACACAATTACCTCTCCAATATGCTGAGCATCAACAAGCATGCAGACCTTCATCTTGGGGCGAGGAATATGAGGCAACTTTACTAAACCACTGAAACGCTTGTCTTTCTGGGGATCATAATTCTTCAACCCAATCTGCAGTTCAACAGTTTCAATGAAGTTGCGCTTCTTCTCCTTAGCATCAGTTGATATCTGAGTAATAGCTTCTCTCAGGACATCACTCTGAAGCTTAATGtagatagaaaaagaaaaagatacgTTAGAACTTCATTATGCATGGGTCTGAAGCAACTTGACCAGTAATAGCTTATAATCAACTCTATAATTCAGTATAAGTGTACAcaaatttcacatttttgaaAAGCCATAGGTAGTTCATACAAATCaagaacaaattaaatgaatGAACATATAAATATCACCTTTAAATTCCAAAGGTAAAAAGAAAGGTAGCAAACAATTTCAACTgaatagagaaaaataaaaaaatccaacaGCTGTAAAAGATGCACAATAACGATAGCGGATTGATTAAAGATTCACAGCCAGGGAAAAAGTCTACTGTGTAAAAGATTCACATTTGAAATGTATTTTGTATAGTGAGCTAGATAGAAAAACATAACTACATACAAAAgaaattcatattttcattgGTTTCAcagaaggaagaaaaaaaacaattgaagatGACAATTTAAAGAGCACGCCGCCTAAGGAAAACAGAGAACGCTAAGCTAAGAACGGTGAAGCAGAGACAAAATAAAAACCCGTAGAGATGAAGGATTCTTCAAGAAATGAAATCTAGAGTAACTGATAACAAATTGAAATTGACCTAGAATGATCTGAATTAACTTATGCCTTCATCTTCTCCAATAGTCTTTATTGTAAaccattaacaaattaatacaaCCTCAATGTATTCACAATTTCCCCTTGCACAAAACAGAGATGTGTTCATCACATAAAGTCATTTCAGCATTGTTATGTTGTTGTACATAGAAAAGAAATTTCAGTCAAATAGAAAACACAAACCAAAAACCTTACAAATCAGAAACAATTGTATAACATGCAAATTTATTACCTGAATATCGATTATACGTGAAGACAGAGCGTATTTGCGAGCTTCATCATCGTTGTAGAATATCTCGGAAGGCGTTTGCACTTCGGGCCCCCGACATATTCAGTCCGCACCGCACACAACAGAGAGCTAGATAATGTGGATTTTAGAATAAAAAGTTAAAGCAGAAaacttattttctaaatttcaGAGAAACGACTATAATTAATCCTTACATATTCAGCATTTTTTTCATAGAATTAGAAAAACATCAATCGAAACATACAGAAACACAAACTGAGgttaaaatggttaaaacctATAGTTTGTTATCCAAGAGCCTCAATTTTCAACTTTCAGAATGTGAACTAAAAATGGATATGCTACTCTATAAGAAGAAAAACACTAAATTACCTTATCAGATTTCCTGTTGACTGGTCTTTTGAAGAAATTAGTACGTATGTGATTGCAACTAAGTTGGGCGATAACTCTCTTCATCTTTTTTCTGACTCAAAAAAAAGGTTATACAGCGGCTTAATGAAATCATCTGTGTGATGactcaaaaaaaaatcttacatCAGACTTGTTATGCTTTCCAGTAATCTCTTCCACTGCAACAGCTGGATCATAATCATTTCCTATAACTGAAAAAGCACTTACAAGATTCAGAACCCATTTGTGGAGACATAGAGAGATGCCTGTTAGAGAAAATGAGATGACTACCAATGTATGTATTTAAAGAACAAAATTGTGTTACATTAAAACTTGCAGCAACTTGTTTAATATTTCGCACTTCACTAAATACTAACACAGACTCCGCTAAAGAAAATAGACATAGCATGACAGGGTAATTGCAGAGAAGCTTGAACCTCTTGTATGCATGTCAGAAGATCATACCTTTCTCGGTAACTTTATTTGTAGTCTTCTTCTTATTAACTGCAACTGTCTCCTCCACTTTAAGCTCCACTTTTGGCGATTTACTTGTACCAGCTTCCCGCACTGGACTGTCATGTGTTTCAGAATCAGATGACAATGCCCAAATTGATTGGGCCTGTTTAAGAAAATACAATACATAAATCAGAATATGAGTACGAGTGGTACTGGGAAAAGCTTCGATACATTTGCAATCCTT includes:
- the LOC124943989 gene encoding uncharacterized protein LOC124943989 isoform X2, which gives rise to MVHSLSATLGITPRLVSGCVAVAHRIYINIAEVGVHFQTRFRVALSAAADKRHFLFLLYPTFCNNGRFSSSQRG
- the LOC124941501 gene encoding uncharacterized protein LOC124941501; amino-acid sequence: MSIPGDESPDSLRTFKPQGSTLSVMHLSFDSEVSGDHSLGEDRSTDDKPASEDTVVADDHKEFSVKKASKKMQSPNKRAKSARLISEKKTTDRPSKPGMENDPKVVGKEEECTENNAQSIWALSSDSETHDSPVREAGTSKSPKVELKVEETVAVNKKKTTNKVTEKVIGNDYDPAVAVEEITGKHNKSDSTGNLISSLLCAVRTEYVGGPKCKRLPRYSTTMMKLANTLCLHV
- the LOC124943989 gene encoding uncharacterized protein LOC124943989 isoform X1, producing the protein MVHSLSATLGITPRLVSGCVAVAHRIYINIAEVGVHFQTRFRVALSAAADKRHFLFLLYPSISLSLSLSLSHTHTLYRLWDIAESPINSYLNSVLPLQLSATMGASLPPKEANLFKLIVVRV
- the LOC124941498 gene encoding 60S ribosomal protein L10a-2-like, producing MTLCDEHISVLCKGKFSNVSFSFSIYIKLQSDVLREAITQISTDAKEKKRNFIETVELQIGLKNYDPQKDKRFSGLVKLPHIPRPKMKVCMLVDAQHIGEGLILQDEVCYTGTYIAR